In a single window of the Qingrenia yutianensis genome:
- a CDS encoding TetR/AcrR family transcriptional regulator, translating into MRTAAYQVDEKDILERIFSFFVNRGLENVTIRELSKGTGLVQGTLYYWFGDKTNIICESAEYGLKKVTDEIFDYVFANMNDLRAFFSGCPDEISRYKNELRFIYQMAVSPVCRENRKCSKDFKIPIKKSGFYFFAKKC; encoded by the coding sequence ATGAGGACTGCCGCTTATCAGGTGGACGAAAAAGACATTTTGGAAAGGATATTTTCGTTTTTCGTCAACCGCGGACTTGAAAACGTGACAATACGCGAATTAAGCAAAGGCACGGGGCTGGTCCAGGGCACGCTCTACTACTGGTTCGGTGACAAAACAAACATCATCTGCGAAAGCGCGGAATACGGCTTGAAAAAAGTCACCGACGAAATATTCGATTATGTTTTTGCGAATATGAACGACCTGCGCGCGTTCTTTTCGGGCTGTCCTGACGAAATAAGCCGATACAAAAACGAACTGCGTTTTATCTATCAAATGGCGGTAAGTCCCGTGTGCCGAGAAAACCGAAAATGTAGCAAAGATTTTAAAATCCCGATAAAAAAATCGGGATTTTATTTTTTTGCAAAAAAGTGTTGA
- a CDS encoding BlaI/MecI/CopY family transcriptional regulator, which translates to MPRQTITESEYEVMKVLWKAEKSMTTGGIYKELEFTGWSKNTVATLISRLCEKKVITYDAKGKFHYYRAVLCENDYSVSETKSFISKMFGGSVKNMVASLYENDELSKEDIEQLRAMLDGEK; encoded by the coding sequence ATGCCGAGGCAAACAATTACAGAATCGGAATATGAAGTTATGAAGGTTTTATGGAAAGCGGAAAAAAGTATGACGACGGGAGGAATTTATAAAGAGCTTGAGTTTACAGGCTGGTCGAAAAACACCGTTGCAACGCTTATTTCGCGCCTTTGCGAGAAAAAAGTCATCACATACGACGCTAAAGGAAAGTTTCATTATTACCGCGCAGTGCTCTGCGAAAACGATTACAGCGTCAGCGAAACAAAGTCGTTTATATCAAAGATGTTCGGCGGTTCGGTGAAAAATATGGTGGCGTCGCTTTACGAAAACGACGAACTTTCAAAGGAGGATATCGAGCAATTAAGGGCAATGCTCGACGGTGAAAAATGA